The Spodoptera frugiperda isolate SF20-4 chromosome 2, AGI-APGP_CSIRO_Sfru_2.0, whole genome shotgun sequence genome has a window encoding:
- the LOC118269447 gene encoding GTP-binding protein 128up: MSTILEKIAAIESEMARTQKNKATALHLGLLKARLAKLRRELITPKGGGGATGEGFDVAKTGDARIGFVGFPSVGKSTLLSNLAGVYSEVAAYEFTTLTTVPGCIKYKGAKIQLLDLPGIIEGAKDGKGRGRQVIAVARTCSLIFIVLDVLKPLQHKKLIEHELEGFGLRLNKQPPNIHFRKKDKGGINLNTTCPQTELDIETVKTILSEYKIHNADITLRYDANSDDLIDVIEGNRVYMPCIYLLNKIDQISIEELDVIYKIPHCVPISAHHKWNFDDLLEKMWEYLKLIRIYTKPKGQLPDYNAPVVLHADRTSVEDFCNKLHRSIVKEFKYALVWGSSVKHQPQKVGIDHVLSDEDVVQIVKKV; this comes from the exons ATGAGTACAATACTGGAGAAAATTGCGGCTATAGAGTCCGAG ATGGCTCGAACGCAAAAGAATAAAGCCACAGCACTCCATTTAGGTCTACTTAAAGCCCGGTTAGCTAAACTGAGGCGAGAGCTCATCACTCCCAAGGGTGGCGGCGGTGCGACCGGtgaag GTTTCGATGTCGCCAAAACTGGTGACGCCCGTATCGGGTTTGTAGGATTTCCATCTGTGGGAAAATCTACTTTGCTGTCTAACTTAGCTGGAGTGTACTCTGAAGTGGCAGCATATGAGTTCACAACCCTGACAACTGTGCCAGGCTGTATTAAATACAAGGGAGCTAAGATTCAG CTGCTCGATCTCCCTGGTATTATCGAGGGTGCTAAGGACGGCAAGGGTCGTGGTCGTCAAGTCATCGCCGTCGCCAGAACTTGCAGTCTTATATTCATAGTACTGGATGTACTGAAACCGTTGCAGCACAAGAAACTGATCGAACACGAGTTGGAGGGCTTCGGACTGAGGTTAAACAAACAACCACCAAACATACACTTTAGGAAAAAAGATAAGGGTGGAATTAATTTGAATACTACC TGCCCACAAACTGAGTTGGACATAGAAACAGTGAAGACAATTTTGTCAGAATACAAAATCCACAATGCTGACATAACCCTTCGGTACGACGCTAACAGTGACGACCTGATCGATGTGATTGAAGGGAACCGAGTGTACATGCCTTGTATTTATCTACTCAATAAGATTG ATCAAATCAGCATAGAAGAATTGGATGTAATTTACAAGATACCACATTGCGTACCCATCTCGGCTCATCACAAATGGAACTTCGATGACTTATTGGAGAAAATGTGGGAATACTTGAAACTAATCAGGATATACACTAAGCCTAAAGGACAACTGCCGGATTATAACGCCCCAGTTGTATTGCATGCGGACCGCACCAGTGTCGAAGATTTCTGTAATAAACTCCATAGGTCCATTGTAAAGGAATTCAAATA tgcTCTCGTCTGGGGTTCTTCCGTGAAGCATCAGCCTCAAAAAGTTGGTATCGACCACGTGCTATCTGACGAAGACGTTGTCCAAATCGTGAAGAAAGTCTAA